A window of the Lolium perenne isolate Kyuss_39 chromosome 7, Kyuss_2.0, whole genome shotgun sequence genome harbors these coding sequences:
- the LOC127315519 gene encoding B3 domain-containing protein At1g49475-like: MVGSPAEVPSEGPANKCRGRSAKIGHFHEDAGPDHFLRIIFKPTVGRLMIPKAFVKWFGKIPSNIIVTTNTGCNWRMTTRREGNDAFIDQGWTAFAIAHQLKVGQFLTFKKVSSFEYSVIIFDHTCTQVVSRCPYHGDDTRCVVSEHHV, translated from the coding sequence ATGGTTGGGTCACCTGCTGAGGTTCCCAGCGAGGGACCGGCGAATAAGTGTCGTGGAAGGTCGGCTAAGATCGGCCACTTCCACGAGGACGCAGGGCCGGACCACTTCCTCCGCATCATCTTCAAGCCCACCGTCGGCCGGCTCATGATCCCTAAAGCTTTCGTCAAGTGGTTCGGAAAAATTCCTTCCAacatcatcgtcaccaccaacaccggATGCAATTGGAGGATGACTACGAGGAGAGAAGGCAATGATGCATTCATCGACCAGGGGTGGACGGCCTTCGCCATCGCCCATCAGCTCAAGGTAGGCCAGTTCCTCACCTTCAAGAAGGTGTCCTCCTTCGAGTATAGTGTGATCATCTTCGACCACACCTGCACTCAGGTGGTGAGCAGATGCCCGTACCATGGCGATGACACCAGGTGTGTCGTCTCCGAGCATCATGTCTGA